One window of the Saccopteryx bilineata isolate mSacBil1 chromosome 2, mSacBil1_pri_phased_curated, whole genome shotgun sequence genome contains the following:
- the LIG3 gene encoding DNA ligase 3, with product MTLALKILFPPALRALSRKELCLFREHLWSDRKQFSQWSETDWLHGRCLLQKRQPILSFQKGNLTPRATCLVFLPGSHVGLCSGPCEMAEQRFCVDYAKRSTAGCKKCKEKIVKGVCRIGKVVPNPFSEAGGDMKEWYHIKCMFEKLERARATTKKIEDLTELEGWEELEENEREQISQHISDLSSKAASTPKKKAVVQAKLTATGQVTSPVKGASLVTNNNPRKFSGFSAKPNNSGEACASPTPKTSLSSSKCDPKHKDCLLREFRKLCAMVAENPSYNTKTQIIQDFLRKGSAGDGFHGDVYLTVKLLLPGVIKSVYNLNDKQIVKLFSRIFNCNPDDMARDLEQGDVSETIRVFFEQSKSFPPAAKSLLTIQEVDEFLLRLSRLTKEDEQQQALQDIASRCTANDLKCIIRLIKHDLKMNSGAKHVLDALDPNAYEAFKASRNLQDVVERVLHNEQEVEKEPGRRRALSVQASLMTPVQPMLAEACKSIEYAMKKCPNGMFSEIKYDGERVQVHKEGDHFSYFSRSLKPVLPHKVAHFKDYIPQAFPGGHSMILDSEVLLIDNKTGKPLPFGTLGVHKKAAFQDANVCLFVFDCIYFNDVSLMDRPLCERRKFLHENMVEIPNRIMFSEMKQVTKASDLVDMINRVIREGLEGLVLKDAKGTYEPGKRHWLKVKKDYLNEGAMADTADLVVLGAFYGQGSKGGMMSIFLMGCYDPSSQKWCTVTKCSGGHDDATLARLQKELDMVKISKDPSKIPSWLKINKIYYPDFIVPDPKKAAVWEITGAEFSKAEAHTADGISIRFPRCTRIRDDKDWKSATNLPQLKELYQLSKERADFTMVAGDEGSSTTGGSSGENEGTSAPAVSQARTSPKQPSPGAKKAEGKRSHPNSKGGHKLTAKPSPVNVGEKLVTKSSVKVGEKRKASDETPCQAKVLLDIFTGVRLYLPPSTPDFSRLRRYFVAFDGDLVQEFDVASATHVLGSRDKNPEAQQVSPEWIWACIRKRRLVAPC from the exons ATGACTTTGGCTCTCAAGATCCTCTTCCCACCAGCCCTTCGTGCACTGAGCCGAAAAGAACTGTGCCTATTCCGAGAACATCTCTGGTCAGACAGAAAACAATTCAGCCAGTGGTCAGAAACAGATTGGCTTCATGGGCGCTGCCTTCTCCAGAAAAGACAACCCATTCTGTCATTCCAAAAAGGCAATCTAACACCTCGTGCCACCTGCCTTGTCTTCTTGCCAGGATCGCATGTGGGACTCTGCAGTGGGCCCTGTGAGATGGCCGAGCAACGGTTCTGTGTGGACTATGCCAAGCGTAGCACAGCTGGCTGCAAAAAATGCAAGGAAAAGATTGTGAAGGGTGTATGCCGAATAGGCAAAGTGGTGCCCAATCCCTTCTCAGAGGCTGGGGGTGATATGAAAGAGTGGTACCACATAAAATGCATGTTTGAGAAACTGGAGCGGGCCCGGGCCACCACAAAAAAGATTGAGGACCTCACAGAGCTGGAAGGCTGGGAAGAACTGGAAGAGAATGAGAGGGAACAAATAAGCCAGCACATTTCAG ATCTGTCTTCTAAGGCAGCAAGCACACCAAAGAAGAAAGCCGTTGTCCAGGCTAAGCTGACAGCCACCGGCCAGGTGACATCTCCAGTGAAAGGTGCTTCACTTGTTACCAATAACAATCCCCGCAAGTTTTCTGGCTTTTCAG CCAAGCCCAACAACTCTGGGGAAGCCTGCGCAAGCCCTACCCCTAAGACAAGTCTGTCCTCAAGCAAATGTGACCCCAAACACAAGGATTGTCTGCTCCGTGAGTTTCGGAAGTTGTGCGCCATGGTGGCTGAAAATCCTAGCTACAACACGAAGACCCAGATCATTCAGGACTTCCTTCGGAAAGGCTCAGCAGGAG ATGGTTTCCACGGTGACGTGTACCTAACAGTGAAGCTGCTGCTGCCGGGTGTTATTAAAAGTGTTTACAACTTGAATGATAAGCAGATTGTGAAGCTTTTCAGCCGCATTTTTAACTGCAACCCGGATGATATGGCACGAGACCTAGAGCAG GGTGACGTGTCCGAGACGATCCGAGTCTTCTTTGAGCAGAGCAAGTCTTTCCCCCCGGCTGCCAAGAGCCTTCTCACCATCCAGGAGGTGGACGAGTTCCTCCTGCGGCTCTCCAGGCTCACCAAGGAGGACGAACAGCAGCAGGCCCTGCAGGACATCGCCTCCAG GTGTACAGCCAATGACCTTAAGTGCATCATCAGGTTGATCAAACATGATCTGAAGATGAACTCGGGTGCAAAACACGT GTTAGATGCCCTCGACCCCAATGCTTATGAAGCCTTCAAAGCCTCGCGCAACCTGCAGGACGTGGTGGAGCGGGTCCTCCACAATGAgcaggaggtggagaaggagccGGGCCGGAGGCGAGCTCTGAGCGTTCAGGCCTCACTGATGACCCCAGTGCAGCCCATGCTG GCCGAGGCCTGCAAGTCCATTGAGTACGCGATGAAGAAGTGTCCTAACGGCATGTTCTCCGAGATCAAGTATGACGGGGAGCGAGTCCAGGTGCATAAAGAGGGAGACCACTTCAGCTACTTCAGCCGCAGTCTCAAGCCTGTCCTACCTCACAAG GTGGCCCACTTTAAGGACTATATCCCCCAGGCGTTCCCCGGGGGCCACAGCATGATCTTGGACTCTGAGGTGCTCCTGATCGAcaacaagacaggcaaaccactgCCCTTTGGGACTCTGGGTGTGCACAAG AAAGCTGCCTTCCAGGATGCTAATGTCTGCCTGTTTGTTTTTGATTGTATCTATTTTAATGATGTCAGCTTGATGGACAG GCCTCTGTGTGAGCGGCGCAAGTTCCTTCATGAAAACATGGTTGAAATTCCCAACCGGATCATGTTCTCAGAAATGAAGCAAGTTACG AAAGCTTCAGACTTGGTGGACATGATAAACCGGGTGATCCGGGAGGGGCTGGAAGGGCTGGTGCTGAAGGATGCAAAG GGTACCTATGAACCTGGAAAGCGGCACTGGCTGAAAGTGAAGAAAGACTATTTGAATGAGGGCGCCATGGCGGACACAGCTGACCTGGTGGTCCTTGGGGCCTTCTATGGGCAAGGGAGCAAAG GTGGCATGATGTCCATCTTCCTCATGGGCTGCTATGACCCGAGCAGCCAGAAGTGGTGCACCGTCACCAAGTGTTCAGGGGGCCACGATGATGCGACGCTTGCCCGCCTGCAGAAGGAGCTGGACATGGTGAAGATCAGCAAG GATCCCAGCAAGATACCCAGCTGGCTGAAAATCAACAAGATCTACTACCCTGACTTCATTGTCCCAGACCCAAAG AAAGCTGCCGTGTGGGAGATCACAGGGGCTGAATTCTCCAAAGCTGAGGCTCACACGGCTGACGGGATCTCCATCCGGTTCCCTCGCTGCACCCGGATCCGGGATGATAAGGACTGGAAATCTGCCACTAACCTCCCCCAACTCAAG GAGCTGTACCAGCTGTCCAAGGAGAGGGCGGACTTCACCATGGTCGCTGGAGATGAGGGGAGCTCCACTACAGGGGGCAGCAGCGGGGAGAATGAGGGCACCTCGGCGCCTGCCGTGTCTCAGGCCAGGACGTCCCCCAAGCAGCCCTCCCCCGGTGCCAAAAAGGCAGAAGGGAAGCGGAGTCACCCCAACAGCAAAGGTG GCCACAAGCTAACTGCAAAGCCCTCCCCTGTGAACGTGGGAGAGAAGCTGGTCACGAAGTCTTCTGTGAAAGTGGGGGAGAAGCGGAAGGCTTCGGATGAGACCCCGTGCCAGGCCAAG GTGCTGCTGGACATCTTCACTGGGGTGCGGCTCTACCTTCCGCCCTCCACACCAGACTTCAGCCGTCTCAGGCGCTACTTTGTGGCATTTGATGGGGACCTGGTACAGGAATTTGACGTGGCCTCAGCCACACATGTGTTGGGTAGCAGGGACAAGAACCCTGAGGCCCAGCAGGTCTCCCCAGAGTGGATTTGGGCGTGCATCAGGAAACGGAGACTGGTAGCTCCCTGCTAG